The following is a genomic window from Nicotiana tabacum cultivar K326 chromosome 3, ASM71507v2, whole genome shotgun sequence.
TAACTAGTTCTAATTTAATCACCCCTATTGGAGAAAGATGTAAGTGTTAGTTAAAAAAGTGTTTTTTATATTGCTTATGATGAAGACCGATCCCTGGTAGAATCGGAAGAATTTGGGGAAGAAGGGCACGTATGGAATGAATGAGAAGATGGAAAAATTGGTAAAAGAAAGGACTTTTTGGCTAGAAGAGTGGAATCGACTAGGTATTTTATTCTTACAACAAGGCACAGGCCCCTAGGACTTAGTTCAAGTGGTAAAGGTTGAGGGACTTGTGACTTAGGTCATAGATTCGAGCACTTTTCTATGCGAACtaagcctggtatttaagtggagaggGTAGAGTGATGGGCCCATTATCCTGAGTTTTGGAAGCTGGGATTTGTCCTCACTCCTCAGGGTTGGCTCAAGATGGATTTCTTGGTCATAAAAGAAAAATTATTCTTACAATAGCATAGCTAGAATGGATGGTATCATGTATATCACTAGGGATTTCTCTATAAAAAATACGGATTGGATTTTGAAGAAGGGAGTTAGAAGGAGCCCTTAACCTGCAACAGATAGAAAAGGAtttgttcatttcattttttgGGCTCCTCGAACATGGTGCCTGTGGGGCTTTCTATTTCAGTTTCTGTTATAGTGGCCGGGTCCGTTATTCATTCTATGGAAACTATTGCTGGATATTCCCCGGCCAACGCCAGAATATGGGTCTTATGGGAGGTTTGAACTTTGAAGAAACAGGTACCTATTACGATCACATTTTTATTAGGTATGATATCAAAACCAGACATGCCTTAACCTTGGTAGATTCCCTTATGGAGTTTAAGCTCATTATCTGTAGCTCATTTTTATGTCTGGCCTACTTGCATCATTGTGCAATCATGTCAATCTGCCATACATTTTGAGTCTTTCATTGCAAGAGTAGTATGGTGCAAATATCCATTCCAGAACTTTTTTGTGCTGATATTGCTCTTAAGTCTTAACCAATATATGCCACATTTTTTCGTAGGATCCTGAGTTTTATCAATTCTTGCAAGAGCATGACAAGGAGCTCCTTGAATTTGACGATGAGGATATTGATGTAAGTCTCTATTATTTCTTTCCTTCTTGTTGTTCTCATGATATTTAAAATGGTTTGTAGAATCTTATCTCAATTTTGTGAAGGATGATGCCGAGACTGAAATTGATGGAGACGAAATAGAAGAAGCTGACGAAGGTGATGAATTTGACACTGAACAACGTGTTCATGCAGATGGAAAGGAGGTCAAGTCATCCACAAATGTCATCACTAGTGCAATGGTGGATTCCTGGTGTGGTTCAATTCATGAAAATAGGAGTTCGGGGGCTATTAGGTCTCTCATGAGAGCTTTTCGAACAGCTTGTCATTACGGTGATGATGCTGGTGAAGACGCTAAGTCAAAGTGGAGTACCATGTCTAGCAGTGTGTTCAACAAAATAATGTTGTTTGTTCTAAAAGAAATGGACGGAATTCTTCGTGGCCTGTTGAAATTGCCAACTTCTGGTGGGCAGAAGCAGATGATAAAGGATATATCCAATACTAAACGGTGGAAGAGCAACAACCACTTGGTGAAATCATATCTCGGAAATGCTCTACATGTTCTAAACCAGATGACTGATGCAGAAATGATATCATTTACATTACGAAGACTCAGATTCTCATCTGTATTTTTGGCTGCTTTTCCAGTCCTTTTAAGGAAATATATGAAGGTATGGGATTGAGTGATATAACTCTTAAAATTCACGTGAACTTTTTTCTTGTCCAAAGGAATGGTTAATAGAATTCACACCAACAGTTTTCTTCTGCAAGAATATACCTCTTTTTTACAAGAAACTTGTACAtttcatcccccccccccccttttggGCAGAGGGGGAAGGTTAGTCTATTTTGGATTCAAGGTTTTAGCTGTTGCTAAAAGCTAAGTATCTTCGTTTTCTCATAGGAGTCCTTCACATATGTTCGGTATTAGGCACGTGAATTTGATTTTTGACAGTTGAATGACATGGCATCTGGCCCTTGATCACTTCAAACTGCGAAAATGAATGTTTAAATGCTATTCAAAAGTAAGTAAATAGATCCAAAACACATAAAATGCGGTTAATCCCACTGGCTGCTTATGCCATACTGTCATGAAAAAATTTAGCTCGTTGATATCTGTCCTGAAATTCTTAAAAAAGAATCTTATATAAGCATCCTGTTATAGTAACATATCTATTAAAAAAAGGGGAAATTCAAGTTTGTTGGTTGGTAGTTAATGACCCATAaaaattaagtttaaaaatactTGCGAAGAACTCAAGCTTTAGACTTTTCTGTTTTCAGAAGACATGAGGCACAAGAGTTTTTATTCTCTGTATGAAGTATTCTTCTCTCTTTCTAAAGAAAATGAACTTAAGCAGAATTTAACTTTTCAGGTTCTTCTTCATTTCTGGGGTACAGGCGGAGGTGCACTACCAGTTGTCTCTTTTCTGTTTCTAAGAGACCTGTGTATGCAGCTTGGTTCTGATTGCATTGACGAGTGCATTAGAGGAATGTATAAAGCTTATTTGTTGAACTGCCAATTCATGAGTGCAACTAAGCTGCAGCATATTCAGTTTCTTGGTAATTGTTTTGTTGAACTACTTAGGGTGGATCTTCCCAATGCATACCAGCATGCCTTTGTTTTCATTCGGCAATTAGCAATGATTTTACGGGAAGCACATAGTGGTGGTACTAAGACCAAGGTATCAGTTTGTTATTTCTGTTAATGGTAAATGTCTTATGTCTGGATTTTTGTTACCAACCACTGATATATGCTTATTCTATAAATTTTTTGGGGTTAAAAGGGGATCTTGTATAGGGGTTTTCTatgtttttccataatttttagctGAAGAATACTCTGGTTTAAcattttcaaaatagaagttaGCCTAAATTCACATTTTCACGTGAGAAAAGGCGCTCAAAGAGTATCAAGTTGCTTAGTATTTTACATGAATGGTGGTATCCTATTGAAAGTTAACCTTGCCCGTTAGTGGCTGCAAGCTCATTGCTCTTCCCTTGTCAAATCTTTCCCAGAAATCGTCTCAAAAGACTAACCAATCGTCCAAGGAAGCACACAATACTAAGGCCAAGGTACTTCGACTCTTATATTTTTagctggattttttttttttttttgggattatGGTAACTAAAAtgtgtgtttaatttttattCTCTGGGTGGTTAAGAGATAACTTTGTACTGCCTTTTCTTTGGGTACTTGATTACATTGTATATTGGTCTAAAGTTGCAAAGCTGCTTTGTACCTTACGTCTTCACATGAGAAAAAAGTGCTCAAAGACTATCAGATTGCTTCAGTATATTTCCATGACTAGTTGTGTCTTTTTGAACACTATCCGTGCCTTTTAGTGGCGGGTAATCGTGGTACTTCCCTTGTGAGCTCTTTATTAAGAATCATCTCGAAAAGTTAACAAATCATCTGTGGAAGCACAGAAAAGAACTTAGATCAAGTTGGTATTGGGTAATTTCATTAGTGCTGATCTTTGGAATAGTGTTACGAATGAGTTTCGTATGCTTATTCTGCTTTTTGTTTCGGTTTAGGAGGTAGTCCTATACAGAGGTTTTCTCTTCCTGTTAGTTATTAGCTGAGCCGTGGCTTCAAACTCGTCTGGTACTGGTAGTGGATGAATTTGATCCTTTGGTTTGAAAGCAgcattcctttttccttttttttaatattctttTTTAGAGTTGACTAAATTCTGGTAGAATATTCTGCTTTAAGTGTTTGATTTGGGAAAATGCCTTGTCACCTTATTTTACAATTTTCAAGACACATGTAGCTCAGTGTCAAGTTGAttaatcaaaaaaaagaaaaagagtgtcATGTTGCTTCAGTATTTTACGCgacatgttttattttatttgatggTTATGTTTGCCTTCTAGTGGATCTAATCATACTTCCTTCTTTTTCAATCCCTTTTCAGGAGTCATTTCTGAAGGTTTACCAGTGGAAGTATATACATTGTCTTGAGCTGTGGACTGCAGCTATCTGTGCTTACAGCTCAGAACCAGATTTTAGGCCCCTGGCTTATCCACTGACACAAATAATTTCTGGCGCAGCACGTTTGGTTCCAACTGCTCGCTATTTTCCTTTTAGATTGCGATGCATCAAAATGCTCAACAGAATCGCTGCCTCCACCAATTCTTTTGTTCCTGTTTCCACGCTCCTTTTAGACATGCTGGAGATAAAAGAATTGCATAGGCCTCCAACAGGGGGAGTTGGAAAAGCCATAGATTTCCGTACTGTTTTAAGGGTACTTTTCAAAATGCCTCTATTTTCTTTAGGTTATCGGTGTACTGCTTTATAAGAACTTACCTTACCTCTCTGAATCTGTATTTTTGATGTATCAGGTTAGCAAACTTACGTTGAAAACGAGAGCATTTCAGGAAGCGTGTGTTTTATCTGTGGTTGAGGAGCTTGCTGAGCATCTTGCTCAATGGAGCTACTCAGTTGCTTTCTTTGAGCTGTCGTTTGTCCCTGTTGTTAGGTTGCGCAACTTCTGCAAGTCCACCAATGTCGAAAGATTCCGTCGTGAAATTAGGCAAATCATTCGCGAGGTATGCTTGTTGGACACTTGGTTCTATTGGTGATATGACCATGTATTATTTTCTTAAGTCACATGTTAGTACTCCATTAATAACTCTATATAGTTCTCCGTAGACCATGTTTGCTTCTTTAATCTCTATTACAGACTATTTGTTAGCTGGCACAATTTGTTTATTCTGCTATGTAGCCTGTGTTATAAGTAAATGAAGTTGACTTGTAAAATGGTACAGATTGAAGCCAATTCAGAGTACACAAACAAGAAGCGTACGACAATTTCATTTCTACCTAATGACCCAGCGGCAGAATCTTGTCTTGAGGTTTGAACACCGAAATTCTCTAATGGCTTTAGCGGAAGTAGCCTTTGAAGCATCTTTTTATCTTGCAAAATGTTGAAGTTAACTTGTCGTGATATAAACTTTGCCCATTTACCAGTAAAATTCTGTCAACTTGCTTTTGTTTGTCAACCAATCTGCACTTGGTATCTTCTTTCGTTAGTCGAGAACACATTGAAAGCTTTGTCGACAACTTGTCAGAGCATCTTTCTGATGGACATGAATAGTTGGGTTACTATGAGGATATGGTCTTCTAAAGTTAATCCATTACCTCTTTAAGAGACTGTTTGGCCAGGCTTCCAGAAACTGCTTATTTTGAGAATTACTTTGCAGAAGTACTTTTGGGGAGAAGCATGTGTGGTTggaaaaataatttaggaagtgttTTACCAGTATttgaaaaatagattgtgtttgGCTTATTTTTCCAAAAAGTGCTTTAGTGTCAATTACGAATCAGGGTTTATTTTGAagttaatattatttaaataaagaaatGATTTTAAATAGTTTTTATGAAATACTTTAATAagtgtttattttatttagttaaaatttaaaacataaaGCCTAGGGAAACAGACTGTGTACACTCTACCTTCCCCAAACTCcatttgtgggattatactgggttgttgttgttgttgttgtgtgtgtcatatatatatatatatatatatatatgaaggtTTTAAATCAATATAAATATAGTTAAACCAAAAATGGGAAGAGGAAAAGAGGATTGTATTTATGTTTGAGATGCATGGGTTAAATTAATGAGATAGTTTTGTAAATATAAATTTTTGGCGAGGATATTTGtcttggaaaaaataattttctgcttatgctTCGCAAAATTTTTTAGCTTCTTCCCATAGCATAaatctgctgctgctgctactcaAAAGCATTCTTGGTGTTTGGCCAAACATCTCAAATCTCCCAAGAGTGCATTTTTCAGAAAAAAATGCTTTTGGCTTCCCGAGGCTATAAATCTTGTTTAGATCACGGTTTCCCGAAGTATTGTTCTTAAGCTTGCAACGTCATAGAGGTTCACGATGTTCAGTCTTTTACTGATAAGTTATTAAGCATCTTTTTTGACTTGGTTTCCTGGAAACAATTCTTACCTTCAAATTCATCCTTAGGATGATAAGAATGCAGGAGTGAGTCCTCTATCAAAATATGTCGCCATGCTCCGACAGAGAGCACAACAGAGAAATGATTCATTAAAGGAATCCAGGTTTCACAATactctatttttcttaaaattgtaTCTGATGATTATCTTTTCGTGAATCATATAGTAATGAACTTGTAATCTGCAGTGTACTTGTTGGtcaaaactcagccatctttGGGACTAAGATAACTGAAAGTGACGaagatgatgacgatgatgatggtAAAGATAGCAAAGGAGATGCTGTCTTCAGTTCTTCTTGGCTACCTGCAGGCAATACCAAGTATGTTTACATTCTTCTTAGCCACTTTCCTAGCCCTACTAACTGCTGAAGAGGAAAAGAACCCTTTAGACCTGAAGCGGGGGTCAAAACGCTATCTTTATTATGTAGTTGGTATATGAACGTATTTCACTGATATGATATGTTGCAGGGCCGAGCAGTCTACAGAGGAGAagcagaagaaaaagaagagaaggaagGAGCTGCAAGATGAGACTGCTTTTGATGAAGACATTGTAGAGGATTTTATCCTCAGTTCTGATGAGGAGGAGGATTCCATGAGTGACGCCCCCTCGGACGAAGAAGTAAGCATAAAACAGAAGTCATTTGTAGAGCCttcaaagaagaaagggaaatctCATGGGAAGAAGAACAGGAAAAGGAAGCGATCCAAAGGAGTAGCATCTGCTGTCTAATGATTCTTGTAGTGCTAAACTGATCTTGAAGAATGAACAAGAACAGTTTTGCAATGAGCCAATTTGTCCAGTGTAAGTTTGCTGCATGTCTGCTATAAGCATAAATTATTTATCCTGTAAAAGTCAGCATAtcaattttgtttttttatcctttttttcCGTGCCCAATAGGAAAGACTGCGTATAGACAATTCGTATAACTAATCTCAACTAGTTGGGGATTGAGATGTAATTGAGTGATTGATCCATTTCTTTGGTGGCGCTTATACAGGTCTGTTTGCCTGTTCTTTTTTATACCCTTTTGTCTCCCTTTTTTCCTTCTTCATTGTATTTCATCCCATTGCTGTAGAATAAAGTAACGTCTGTTGACTTTCAATTTTGTTTTCCTGCTCCTTCCCGAAAAGAATGTTGCTTTCTGTTCAAGTAGCTGCTATTTTTTTCTCCTTAACaatttttgttaaatttttataAAACTGTAACTTGTAATACTTTTTATGTAGTTAAACTGCTTCTGAAAATAAATTCGAAATAGATGTTCGTATCAACATTGAAAATTGGATacgctgattctcatattttgaaCTTTATGATTCTCATATTTTGAACTTTATGATCCTACCTAAAATGGAGGAAATATATCAATTATGCAGTAGGATAGAAGTTTTACCAAATTGGTGGGCTTGCTCTGTTTTGCTTTCAAGATATACTCTTTTAACTGTTTTAGAAAGATTGGTTCTCATTTTTTAGCGCTAACTGAGTTAGTTGATTGACACACTATTATTTTCAAAGGAAAGTATGTCTGAACTTATACTAGTAATATTTTTCTGTTTAGTTTCTAAACTGTACTGTTATTGTTTAGCTCTAGCAAAATGGTACCTCTAAAACGTGAGTCATTCACTCGATTCTTTGATGTCTTTGCTACTAATGGATCAATGCATGTCTATCATCATGCAAGAGGCGTTGCTCGTGGATATGTCAAAAGATGTTTTGGCTCTGAACCTTCCCATGTGGTCGTCGGCCTTCTTACCAGTTTGTATCCGTCTTTTGATGATTGTATCAATGCCCGACCTCCAACTTCGCTTTGCTGGTGTTCTTCACCTGTACTCGCCAGATGAATCCGTTATCCCCGTTTAAGGTAAAGAGTATGCTTATGTATTTGACTCTCTTTGTTTTCAACTTGACCTCCGAAGTTTGCC
Proteins encoded in this region:
- the LOC107790269 gene encoding nucleolar complex-associated protein 2, with translation MGTKNKASEKLSKKSSGVEKNTDEVMPKSSTKQNAMSHVEQLKRLQEKDPEFYQFLQEHDKELLEFDDEDIDDDAETEIDGDEIEEADEGDEFDTEQRVHADGKEVKSSTNVITSAMVDSWCGSIHENRSSGAIRSLMRAFRTACHYGDDAGEDAKSKWSTMSSSVFNKIMLFVLKEMDGILRGLLKLPTSGGQKQMIKDISNTKRWKSNNHLVKSYLGNALHVLNQMTDAEMISFTLRRLRFSSVFLAAFPVLLRKYMKVLLHFWGTGGGALPVVSFLFLRDLCMQLGSDCIDECIRGMYKAYLLNCQFMSATKLQHIQFLGNCFVELLRVDLPNAYQHAFVFIRQLAMILREAHSGGTKTKKSSQKTNQSSKEAHNTKAKESFLKVYQWKYIHCLELWTAAICAYSSEPDFRPLAYPLTQIISGAARLVPTARYFPFRLRCIKMLNRIAASTNSFVPVSTLLLDMLEIKELHRPPTGGVGKAIDFRTVLRVSKLTLKTRAFQEACVLSVVEELAEHLAQWSYSVAFFELSFVPVVRLRNFCKSTNVERFRREIRQIIREIEANSEYTNKKRTTISFLPNDPAAESCLEDDKNAGVSPLSKYVAMLRQRAQQRNDSLKESSVLVGQNSAIFGTKITESDEDDDDDDGKDSKGDAVFSSSWLPAGNTKAEQSTEEKQKKKKRRKELQDETAFDEDIVEDFILSSDEEEDSMSDAPSDEEVSIKQKSFVEPSKKKGKSHGKKNRKRKRSKGVASAV